The sequence ACCTTGGCTTTTTCACGAACTAAGTGACAGCTCCAAATccttgtttacaaacattgatATCACATTGCTTTTGATATTCAACCTTTTCAATCACCCAGAGTTAAAGAACTCATTGTGTCAACAGCGAATGAAATTCAGGTTGACAACTTAGCAAGAAATGTGGCTACCATTTTCATTTGTTCATTTTATTAGTTCACATGAAAAACAATTCTTGTAATATCCTCCATTTAAGTAGAATCCTCATTTAAGTAGAATTTGTAACAAGGTAAAATTTTACTTTCTACAGGATCCTGATAAGCCAGGTGACAAACCCAGAATGCAAACTTATGAGGTTGATCTAAACAGGTTGGTGATAAGATACTTTGGATGTTCTTGTTCATGGAGATTGTGTGAGTGGATTGGACCTGCTCCCCAGccttaataatattattgatgtcATTATGTGGGTGGTGGAGTTTTGTTGGTTAAAATTCAATGTAGCCCTTCCTTTTGGGAACTTTAATTAAGGTCAGTGTACACAATCATGAATGTGATTTTTCCTTCAttctttattgaaaatcaaattggTCACCATTTGCATTAAACTGTAAAGGCAAATTTCTCTCAGTTTCAAGTGGAGTATAGAAATGGAAATGAACCAAATTATTTATTCATGTGTCCAAAACATCTTGAAAGTTGCACAGGATACCCATAGATGCACAGGTAACCAACAAAATTACAACTGCAATGACAGttttatgaaaaaaatgattgcTCTTTAATTGCAGAACTACTGTTGGTTAAAGAGttttatttgtataggtaatcaaatgatttcgagtgcaatttggaataaataagcacaagtaaatttttcaaagactaacaaaattgcacaagcccGTAGGGGGAATGcatgcaatttgtggtctttgaaaaaatgaatttgaatttgtggtCTTAAGCAGAgagaacgcacgcgtatcacacaatcagggaaaaattgcaccatgaattgtgccatccagggcgtgcgcttgatttgaaaacaaaagatttgattggccatctgtgagtttctctttcgcgactttcctgtcaatcaatttaatttcaagtttttgcactcagtTTCAACTTTCTACACTagtttcgtctttctgcactccaaaaatttcaagtttttgtactgtttgggattaattgacatgctctcagccaatcagcatggagaaattttttcatgtacatGTATATTAtaagtttattaatttttttttttggttgaagGTGCGGGCCTATGGTTCTTGATGCGTTAATCAAAATCAAGAATGAAATTGATCCAACCTTGACATTCAGACGCTCTTGTAGAGAAGGTAAAAAGAGCCACAGTGATTGGCGATTTTCATGACATAATATTTTTAGTCTTATGATAAGTATTTTTCTTGCCTCCATCTGATATTTTCATTGGTGGAATTAACAGGAATTTGTGGTTCATGTGCTATGAATATCGGAGGGACAAACACATTGGCTTGCATCAGGTAAGGTCTGATAACCTGTTAACATAAAATTAAtcattgatttttattctttatcGCATGGCTACACaggctctgattggctgctgagtgggtAAGATTTTCTTGTGGTGATCAGGCATTAAGAAAATTTTGGTATAATTTATAAATTATCTTTCCTCTTGCCAAATAGCTCTATTCATAATAtgtattaaaagcaaataagGTAGATTGCTGAAACATTTGGTCTTGAATCTTAACTTTTTAGGTTGCATTTGTTTTAAGCCAGATAGCATGAAACTACTGTATCtctgatataaaaaaaaattatattcacAGTCGAATCAACCCAGACGAgaacaagaaaaccaaaatataTCCATTACCTCACATGTATGTGGTGAAAGATCTTGTTCCGGTATGTtgataaatgaataaattaattatttatccacctttgttattattttaacGCAGTAATTTACAGTTTAGTGTGCCATCAGATTTCAACCAAATTTGGCTTTGTAATACAATACATAAACTCAGTTGTAGCTATTAGCAGATGGCATATGTGACAGTACTATTCAACTTCTCAAAATTAATTCTGTCTCAAAGATTTTAGTTTGCACAGCTTTCACCCATAAACTGCATCTTGGGTGGTGGAGGGTGGGTTGTTTTTGGACCCCTTTCAGATTGCTTTCCTTGATTAGCAGCCAATTGAAGAGCTTTTTTcccattaaaataattattgttggaaTAGAAGACCACGTTGTCTTGTTGGATTTCTTTTTGGAgtaaaaaaaatccttttttccttAAATATCAGGACATGACCAACTTCTATGAGCAATACAGGTCTATTGAGCCTTATCTCAAGAAGAAGACTGAGGTGGAGTATGGCAAGGAACAGTATTTGCAGTCAATTGAGGACAGAAAGAAGCTGGTAATTATTGCTGCATTGCAGttaataggctgatttagcaatgGGATGATAACCCGAGATGATGATAGGTGCTCTTTCTTCCCTGCCTTAAAAATAATAGTTTTGAATGTCAACTTGATGTACGGTCTTAAGAAGAGCTGAGAAAACGAAATTTGGTTCTCAACAAGATATGTTTTTTGTTAGATGATGTGCAAAGGCtgaccccacccccccccccgacACCCACCCAGTAAGTTCATTATTGATCTTCAGGGAACAAGAAGAAGTCTACTATAAAAATTTTCTCTTTCCTTCTCTCCACCTTCTGCCCCAAACAAAAATAATGGTAGATTTTCTGGTAACTATGTTTCAATTTTGTGATCCAGGATGGCTTGTACGAGTGCATCCTCTGTGCATGTTGCAGTACTTCCTGCCCCAGTTATTGGTGGAATGGTGATAAGTATCTTGGACCAGCAGTTCTCATGCAGGCCTATCGCTGGATGATTGACTCTCGGGTACCTTGAAAAACTTCTGTGTTTTTTCATAATCCATGCTAACAGCTTGCCAAGTTCTTGGCAGATCTCCTTGCAGTGCTGAAATTTGAAGGTGCCAATTCATGAACCTCTACTAAAGATGGAGAGCTACACtgcataatattttttttctagcaCACTCCAAAGTATACACTGCATGTTGGT is a genomic window of Acropora muricata isolate sample 2 chromosome 8, ASM3666990v1, whole genome shotgun sequence containing:
- the LOC136925914 gene encoding succinate dehydrogenase [ubiquinone] iron-sulfur subunit, mitochondrial-like, which translates into the protein MASSSAVCVRNITTKALQFRSAVALAKVPIRNAASASESPRMKTFSVYRWDPDKPGDKPRMQTYEVDLNRCGPMVLDALIKIKNEIDPTLTFRRSCREGICGSCAMNIGGTNTLACISRINPDENKKTKIYPLPHMYVVKDLVPDMTNFYEQYRSIEPYLKKKTEVEYGKEQYLQSIEDRKKLDGLYECILCACCSTSCPSYWWNGDKYLGPAVLMQAYRWMIDSRDDYTEERLEKLDSDPFKVYRCHTIMNCTKTCPKGLNPGKAIGEIKKMLASYQSKKAATA